The Flammeovirga agarivorans genome has a window encoding:
- a CDS encoding sulfatase family protein — protein sequence MRNLYLIILLLYISAAAFAQEKKQRPNIIYIMSDDHALQAISAYGHEISQLAPTPNIDRIATEGVQFNQSFVTNSLCGPSRATMLTGKYSHKNGFRHNADTFDGSQNTWIKELGNAGYTTAVIGKWHLKSKPEGFDHWNILNDQGEYYNPDFITEGDTTLVEGYTTDLITDYSIEWLEEQKQKDEPFALLIHHKAPHRNWMPPLRYANEFDNVEFPVPDTYFDDYEGRVAAAAQEMNVYRDMQEGHDLKMSVAEGSDEWRKDIWPHLFARLTPEQKEAWHTAYREKNDKMNSANFDEKEMALWKFQRYLQDYCGTVKAVDDNVGRVLDYLDENGLAENTIIVYTSDQGFYLGEHGWFDKRFMYEESFKTPLVMRYPKEIKSGQTTEAFVQNIDYGPTFLDFAGVEVPEEMQGESLKPIVKEGNIPADWRSSVYYHYYEYPGFHKVKRQYGVRTKDYKLIHFYFDNDNYEFYDLNNDPQEMKNEIDNPAYASQIEELKTELARLMKEADEPDFEEWKDTDYRKEARMKKRKEMMRQKRLQEKNNTK from the coding sequence ATGAGGAACTTATACTTAATCATTTTACTACTATACATATCTGCAGCAGCCTTTGCTCAGGAGAAAAAACAAAGACCGAATATCATCTATATTATGTCAGATGATCACGCGCTACAAGCAATAAGTGCTTATGGTCATGAGATCTCTCAATTGGCACCAACACCAAATATAGATCGTATCGCTACAGAAGGAGTTCAGTTTAATCAGAGTTTTGTAACCAACTCTTTATGTGGACCCTCAAGAGCTACTATGTTAACTGGAAAGTACAGCCATAAGAATGGTTTTAGACATAATGCCGACACCTTTGATGGATCACAAAATACATGGATCAAAGAATTAGGCAATGCCGGTTATACAACTGCGGTTATTGGTAAATGGCACTTAAAAAGTAAGCCAGAAGGTTTTGATCATTGGAACATCTTAAATGATCAAGGAGAGTACTACAATCCTGATTTTATCACTGAAGGAGACACTACTTTAGTAGAAGGATATACAACAGACCTAATTACAGATTATTCTATCGAATGGTTAGAAGAGCAAAAGCAAAAAGACGAACCGTTTGCACTTTTAATTCATCACAAAGCACCGCATAGAAACTGGATGCCTCCATTAAGATATGCCAATGAGTTTGACAATGTGGAGTTCCCTGTACCTGACACTTACTTTGATGATTATGAAGGTAGAGTAGCCGCTGCCGCTCAAGAAATGAATGTATATAGAGATATGCAAGAAGGACATGATCTGAAAATGTCAGTAGCAGAAGGAAGCGATGAATGGAGAAAAGATATCTGGCCACACTTGTTTGCTCGCCTTACTCCTGAGCAGAAAGAAGCTTGGCATACTGCTTACAGAGAGAAAAATGACAAGATGAATAGTGCTAATTTCGATGAAAAAGAAATGGCATTATGGAAGTTCCAAAGATATTTACAAGACTACTGTGGTACTGTAAAAGCAGTAGATGACAATGTAGGTAGAGTATTGGATTACTTGGATGAAAACGGATTAGCTGAAAATACTATTATCGTTTACACTTCAGATCAAGGATTCTATTTAGGTGAGCATGGATGGTTTGATAAGCGCTTTATGTACGAAGAATCGTTCAAAACACCGTTGGTTATGCGATATCCAAAGGAAATCAAGTCAGGTCAAACTACAGAAGCATTTGTACAAAACATTGATTATGGTCCTACATTCTTAGATTTTGCAGGTGTTGAAGTACCTGAGGAGATGCAAGGTGAGTCTTTAAAACCAATAGTGAAAGAAGGCAATATTCCTGCTGATTGGAGGTCTTCTGTATACTACCACTACTATGAATACCCAGGTTTCCATAAAGTAAAAAGACAATACGGTGTAAGAACAAAAGATTATAAGTTAATTCATTTCTATTTCGATAATGATAACTATGAGTTCTATGATCTAAACAATGATCCTCAAGAAATGAAAAATGAGATCGATAATCCTGCTTACGCTAGCCAAATTGAAGAATTGAAGACAGAGTTAGCTCGTTTGATGAAAGAAGCAGACGAACCTGACTTTGAAGAATGGAAGGATACAGATTACCGAAAAGAAGCGCGTATGAAAAAGCGTAAGGAAATGATGAGACAAAAGAGACTTCAAGAAAAGAACAACACGAAATAA
- a CDS encoding 7TM diverse intracellular signaling domain-containing protein translates to MRLISQTILLLFILTTGIAQAEIKERTVLNMSHDVEYFVDANHETDISDISLKTFKKVEGDVLNFGNNKATIWCRFKLNNDVQDPILHLKTSLIEEAILYIPQGMSDFSEKKSGYTKSFQSLDYQIPNIYFNIETDFNDERYFYIKIDATYLQFWVYSGTSKDFIQYIYNTSIIDGIYYGIILIMILYNLIVFFTVRDSIYLYYVLYVLFVGFMVAHFQGHDAHLWGEFSFIAKRGPIWPAFGGLTSVLFAYNFLKIKTNLKILQKTFYLMFSLWCLSILSVLFGYNFASSLLNQTSGLLCIITFTYSAITLINKGHNEAKLFLLGWGGYMTTSVYFVLCGANIFQYTLLTDYAWQIGSTFEMLVLSIAVGQKINTLKKEKHNLLVNQNKILEDKVSERTEELKSSNEELNAMIEQVYDQHNVIKKKNQDLNSSISYAQRIQRSVLPPSDMMDKYISDYFVFYQPKDVVSGDIYWFTHHNGHNFLAAIDCTGHGVPGAFVSLLAVNIIKEIVTLKQLVDPSEILDAMAKEVEVVLNQKQNKNREGMDMGLCVWKSNGTELKFSGAKNPLYISRQDGTIEMIKGDKKPIGGLDIHSKLHQCEFTTHTIEITPDILNFYILSDGIQDQFGGPNDKKFSRKRLQELLNKSATLKMFQQKDVLDRTINTWKKDYPQIDDMLLIGFRP, encoded by the coding sequence ATGAGACTAATTTCGCAAACTATACTTCTTTTATTCATTCTAACTACTGGCATTGCTCAAGCAGAAATAAAAGAACGTACAGTATTAAATATGAGTCATGATGTTGAGTACTTTGTTGATGCCAACCATGAAACGGATATCTCTGATATCTCACTAAAGACTTTTAAAAAGGTAGAAGGTGACGTACTAAATTTTGGAAACAATAAAGCCACCATATGGTGTAGATTTAAATTAAATAATGACGTACAAGACCCTATTCTTCACTTAAAAACTTCTTTAATAGAAGAGGCTATTTTGTATATTCCACAAGGTATGTCGGACTTCTCTGAGAAGAAAAGTGGATACACTAAGTCATTTCAATCACTTGATTACCAGATCCCAAATATATACTTTAACATTGAGACAGACTTTAATGATGAAAGGTACTTCTATATTAAAATAGATGCGACCTATCTTCAGTTCTGGGTATATTCAGGGACATCCAAAGACTTTATTCAATACATTTATAATACATCAATTATAGATGGTATTTACTATGGTATCATTCTGATTATGATCTTATATAACCTTATTGTTTTCTTTACAGTAAGGGATTCGATCTATCTATACTATGTATTGTATGTTCTTTTTGTAGGATTTATGGTAGCCCATTTCCAAGGGCATGATGCACACCTTTGGGGAGAATTCAGCTTTATTGCGAAAAGAGGACCTATATGGCCAGCGTTTGGAGGCCTTACTTCGGTGTTGTTTGCCTATAATTTCCTGAAAATAAAAACGAACCTTAAAATACTTCAGAAGACCTTCTATTTGATGTTTTCGTTATGGTGCTTAAGTATTTTGAGTGTTTTATTTGGTTATAACTTTGCCAGTTCATTGCTAAACCAAACTTCAGGACTTCTTTGTATTATTACATTTACCTACTCAGCAATTACGCTAATTAACAAAGGGCACAACGAAGCGAAATTATTCCTTTTAGGTTGGGGTGGTTATATGACTACTTCCGTATATTTTGTATTGTGTGGTGCCAATATCTTTCAATATACTTTATTGACTGACTATGCTTGGCAAATCGGATCTACTTTTGAGATGCTTGTTCTTTCTATTGCCGTTGGACAGAAGATCAATACACTGAAGAAAGAGAAGCACAACCTCTTAGTGAATCAGAATAAAATTCTTGAAGATAAAGTAAGTGAAAGAACTGAAGAACTGAAGTCTTCTAATGAAGAATTAAATGCAATGATCGAACAAGTATACGATCAGCATAATGTGATTAAAAAGAAGAACCAAGACCTTAATTCATCGATTTCTTATGCACAAAGAATTCAGAGATCTGTATTACCTCCATCAGACATGATGGACAAGTACATTTCAGATTACTTTGTTTTCTATCAGCCAAAAGATGTAGTAAGTGGAGATATTTATTGGTTTACTCATCATAACGGTCATAATTTCTTAGCAGCGATCGATTGTACAGGTCATGGTGTACCGGGTGCATTTGTATCCTTGCTTGCGGTAAATATCATAAAGGAAATTGTTACGTTGAAGCAATTGGTAGACCCTTCTGAGATTCTTGATGCGATGGCTAAGGAAGTAGAAGTGGTATTGAACCAAAAGCAGAATAAAAACCGCGAAGGTATGGATATGGGGCTTTGTGTGTGGAAGAGCAACGGAACAGAGTTGAAATTCTCAGGAGCAAAGAACCCTCTTTATATCAGTAGACAGGATGGAACAATAGAAATGATTAAAGGAGATAAGAAGCCTATTGGAGGCTTAGATATCCATAGTAAATTGCACCAATGTGAGTTTACTACACATACTATCGAAATTACTCCTGATATATTAAACTTCTATATTTTATCGGACGGTATCCAAGATCAGTTTGGAGGACCGAACGATAAGAAATTCTCAAGAAAAAGATTACAAGAACTACTTAATAAGAGTGCCACGCTTAAAATGTTTCAGCAAAAGGATGTTTTAGACAGAACAATCAATACATGGAAAAAAGACTATCCTCAGATAGACGACATGCTATTGATTGGTTTTAGGCCATAA
- a CDS encoding glycoside hydrolase family 3 N-terminal domain-containing protein — protein sequence MKKLVLILTALVVSSSLIAQTVEEKVENLLQKMTLEEKIGQMTQFTSSGDVTGPTLRGNVEKEVKAGNVGSLFNAFKADYTRKLQKMAVEETRLGIPLLFGYDVIHGHRTIFPIPLGEASSFDLDAMEEAARIAAIEASAEGIHWTFAPMVDVSRDPRWGRVMEGAGEDTYYNNLVAKARVRGFQGDDLSKENTILACAKHFLAYGAPIAGRDYNTVDMSLQTLHEVYLPPFKATVDAGVETFMTSFNEINGTPSTANPYLFKDILRDQWGFEGMVVTDYTAINELVPHGTAKDLAQAGVQALKAGIDMDMEGAVFLETLKESVEKGDVTEEEINVAVRRILTLKHKLGLFEDPYRYSDTEREERLVLCDEHKEKARDFARKSIVLLKNENQVLPLKLENKPKIAAIGPLVKSKKDVLGAWKAKGSPKDAKSLFEGLKGATRGKAELLYAQGCKLDGDDTSGFAEAIEVANQSDVIILAIGEARTISGEAKSRSDITIPGVQTELLAELKKTGKPVVVVLMNGRPLALEKEDELADAFLETWHLGTMAGPAIADVIFGKYNPAGKLPMTFPRNVGQVPIYYNAKNTGRPFDPENPSGYKSNYLDVPNSPLYAFGYGLSYTTFEYGEITLSSNTTDGAPITASIEVTNTGDYDGEEVVQMYIQDIIGKSTRPLKELKGFEKIFLKKGETKTVTFTIEKEALTYFRWDMSEGVEAGEFNVFIGTSSDQVKAASFTLTKDYEVGKKNYNPIQSK from the coding sequence ATGAAGAAATTAGTATTAATTCTTACAGCATTAGTTGTGAGCAGCTCTCTTATTGCTCAAACTGTAGAAGAGAAGGTGGAAAACCTACTTCAAAAAATGACTCTTGAGGAGAAAATTGGTCAGATGACACAGTTTACTTCTTCAGGGGATGTAACAGGTCCTACTTTAAGAGGAAATGTAGAAAAAGAAGTAAAAGCAGGTAATGTTGGTTCGTTGTTTAATGCTTTTAAAGCGGATTATACGCGTAAGCTTCAAAAAATGGCCGTAGAGGAAACTCGTTTAGGTATCCCATTATTATTTGGATATGACGTAATCCATGGCCATAGAACAATTTTCCCTATTCCATTAGGAGAAGCAAGTTCATTTGATTTGGATGCTATGGAAGAAGCGGCAAGAATCGCAGCGATTGAAGCTTCAGCAGAAGGGATTCACTGGACTTTTGCTCCAATGGTAGACGTAAGTAGAGATCCTCGTTGGGGTAGAGTAATGGAAGGTGCTGGAGAAGACACTTATTACAACAACCTAGTTGCTAAAGCGAGAGTAAGAGGTTTCCAAGGAGATGATTTATCTAAAGAAAATACGATCCTTGCTTGTGCGAAACACTTCTTGGCGTATGGTGCTCCGATTGCAGGTAGAGACTACAATACAGTAGATATGTCGTTACAAACACTTCATGAAGTGTACTTGCCTCCTTTTAAGGCTACAGTAGATGCTGGTGTTGAAACATTTATGACATCATTTAATGAGATTAATGGAACACCATCGACAGCCAATCCTTACTTATTTAAAGATATCTTGAGGGACCAATGGGGTTTTGAAGGCATGGTAGTTACAGATTATACAGCCATCAATGAATTGGTACCTCATGGTACAGCAAAAGATCTTGCACAAGCAGGTGTTCAAGCGCTGAAAGCAGGTATCGATATGGATATGGAAGGTGCAGTTTTCTTGGAAACATTAAAAGAATCGGTAGAAAAAGGTGATGTTACTGAGGAAGAGATCAACGTTGCTGTAAGAAGAATCTTAACATTAAAGCATAAGTTAGGCTTGTTTGAAGATCCATATAGATACTCTGATACAGAAAGAGAAGAGCGTTTGGTATTGTGTGATGAGCACAAGGAAAAAGCGAGAGATTTTGCTCGTAAGTCTATCGTATTATTAAAAAATGAAAACCAAGTTTTACCATTAAAGCTTGAGAATAAGCCAAAAATTGCTGCTATCGGTCCTCTTGTGAAAAGTAAAAAAGATGTGTTAGGTGCTTGGAAAGCAAAAGGTTCTCCTAAAGATGCAAAATCATTATTTGAAGGCTTAAAAGGAGCGACTAGAGGAAAAGCAGAATTATTATATGCACAAGGATGTAAGCTGGATGGTGATGATACCAGCGGTTTTGCGGAAGCTATTGAGGTAGCAAACCAATCGGATGTAATCATCTTGGCTATTGGAGAAGCAAGAACGATTTCAGGAGAAGCTAAAAGTAGATCTGATATCACTATTCCTGGCGTACAAACAGAATTGTTAGCAGAATTAAAGAAAACAGGTAAACCTGTTGTAGTAGTATTGATGAATGGTAGACCTTTGGCACTTGAAAAAGAAGATGAGTTAGCAGATGCGTTTTTGGAAACTTGGCATTTGGGTACAATGGCAGGTCCAGCAATTGCTGATGTTATCTTTGGTAAATACAATCCGGCAGGAAAGCTCCCTATGACTTTCCCAAGGAATGTTGGTCAGGTGCCAATCTACTACAATGCGAAGAATACAGGTCGTCCATTTGATCCAGAGAATCCATCAGGATACAAGTCCAATTATTTAGATGTTCCTAATAGCCCATTGTATGCTTTCGGGTATGGTTTAAGCTATACAACATTTGAATATGGAGAGATCACATTATCATCAAATACTACAGACGGAGCACCAATTACAGCTTCTATAGAAGTAACGAATACAGGTGATTATGATGGTGAAGAAGTGGTACAGATGTATATCCAAGACATTATTGGTAAATCAACAAGACCACTGAAAGAATTAAAAGGTTTCGAAAAAATCTTCTTGAAAAAAGGAGAAACAAAAACGGTAACCTTCACTATCGAGAAAGAAGCTTTAACCTATTTCAGATGGGATATGTCGGAAGGTGTTGAAGCTGGCGAATTCAATGTATTTATTGGAACAAGTTCTGACCAAGTAAAAGCTGCTTCATTCACTTTAACTAAAGACTATGAAGTAGGTAAAAAAAACTATAACCCGATTCAATCTAAATAA
- a CDS encoding glucoamylase family protein, which translates to MKTKPILSALTCALLFLLMGYTYSITRLEQEEERFQKDIEIFEKTHRASFAYFWDLGHPVSGLTPRRSLKNKKYEIGIGASGFGIQAIIVGAHRGWVTREEVLDRLLKMTDFLENKAVRFHGVFPHLIHGKTGQLIHFGGQDGADIQETSNLMMGLLMARAYFDQDTPKEVQLREEITKLWEAVDYTVHEYQNALWWNHSYEQKENNGLKLLMKGYTESMTSYVLALGHPSKGIKKSSYRGYVEGRNFVNGNNYYGYTLDVGKPKGGPLYLAQTPFLALDPRTIEDKYTYYWTRSINHSLINWTYCMKHAPKEFQYSKSDWGLTASQTPREDGGYNNMAGPGPKDKGVIAPSAALGVFPYVPYQSMMALRNFYENHKEGLWGEYGFKDAYSIKRDWYSDRYLGLDQGRTVIMMENYRSGLFWELSKKVPELQVAMDNMGITSPKHKNGFPLAVIEKTSKSVQLYRHPDLEAYHIDFYTEKDAEISFALKSNKGEGKRELKPKQSYKAGLHQLIFEKNEIFSGTKGTLIMKSGKKEIELPIQLF; encoded by the coding sequence ATGAAAACTAAGCCTATTTTATCAGCATTGACGTGTGCACTACTTTTTCTATTAATGGGTTATACTTATAGTATAACCCGATTAGAACAAGAAGAAGAGCGTTTTCAAAAAGACATAGAAATTTTTGAAAAAACACACAGAGCCTCATTCGCCTATTTTTGGGATCTAGGTCACCCAGTTTCTGGGCTTACTCCTAGAAGATCTCTTAAGAACAAGAAGTACGAAATTGGTATTGGTGCTTCGGGTTTTGGTATCCAAGCTATTATTGTGGGTGCCCATAGAGGTTGGGTAACAAGAGAAGAGGTACTAGATCGTTTATTGAAAATGACAGATTTCCTTGAAAATAAGGCGGTTCGTTTTCATGGTGTATTTCCTCACTTAATCCATGGTAAGACGGGGCAACTGATTCATTTTGGTGGTCAAGATGGTGCAGACATCCAAGAAACATCTAATTTAATGATGGGTTTATTGATGGCTAGAGCTTACTTTGATCAAGATACGCCAAAAGAAGTTCAGCTAAGAGAAGAAATCACAAAGCTTTGGGAAGCGGTAGATTATACTGTTCACGAGTACCAAAATGCTTTATGGTGGAATCACTCGTACGAGCAAAAAGAGAATAACGGACTTAAACTCTTAATGAAAGGTTACACTGAGTCGATGACAAGTTATGTCTTGGCACTAGGTCATCCATCAAAAGGAATTAAAAAGAGTTCGTATAGAGGTTATGTGGAAGGAAGAAACTTTGTGAATGGTAATAACTATTATGGTTATACACTTGATGTTGGTAAGCCAAAAGGTGGTCCATTGTACTTGGCACAAACACCGTTTTTAGCTTTGGATCCAAGAACCATTGAGGATAAATATACTTACTATTGGACGAGGAGCATCAACCACTCTCTAATCAATTGGACGTATTGTATGAAGCATGCACCAAAAGAATTCCAATACTCGAAAAGTGATTGGGGATTAACAGCTTCACAAACACCAAGAGAAGATGGAGGTTATAATAATATGGCAGGGCCAGGTCCAAAAGATAAAGGTGTCATTGCTCCATCAGCAGCATTAGGAGTATTCCCGTATGTGCCTTATCAGTCGATGATGGCATTAAGAAACTTCTATGAAAACCATAAAGAAGGTTTATGGGGAGAGTATGGTTTCAAGGATGCTTATAGTATCAAAAGAGATTGGTATTCTGACCGTTACCTTGGTCTTGATCAAGGACGTACCGTTATTATGATGGAGAACTACAGAAGTGGTTTATTCTGGGAGTTATCTAAAAAAGTACCTGAACTACAGGTGGCTATGGATAACATGGGAATCACTTCACCAAAGCATAAAAATGGTTTCCCATTAGCAGTAATTGAAAAAACATCCAAATCAGTACAGTTGTACAGACACCCTGATCTGGAAGCCTATCATATAGATTTTTATACAGAAAAAGACGCAGAAATCTCATTTGCATTGAAGTCTAATAAAGGAGAAGGAAAAAGAGAACTAAAACCAAAACAATCCTACAAAGCAGGACTTCACCAATTAATATTTGAGAAGAATGAAATCTTCTCAGGAACGAAAGGAACCTTGATTATGAAATCGGGGAAAAAAGAAATTGAACTACCAATCCAGTTATTCTAA
- a CDS encoding amidohydrolase family protein: MTKFADFHIHLSLKHLINKGEEGRKDIWDSIRYNPSKHKPKRASSDKYDQSDLSLLVDENVKMAVIALHPVEVIVRKSWVNRLIGKFIFGFELDRLKKWAQDSVKSFSILNRELEVVFSLPDKDDYRKNFPSHLAKGNRRAIFPTNADELNDEETTKLFLSVEGAHALSNLPFEAQGEELEKEVLKNLHHLQYERNIPIFSLTLCHFANNYLFKQSWALPLPKVVDFLKIPGKDLLESQEEPINKHGLKVIDQCLDPSKGKRILIDTKHLHIDARYVYYQLLLDKGPNPLDTSENPSEYYAPIIASHSGVSGMRNKEEALQVGRAKREGHKNKYQRFNPWEINICDEELPIIMKSKGMIGISLDQRILGTENNDYVKAVCNHLKDKYGKVTWRKMGKAKRTEMIHAALFLDNLLYIVHKMGSEKAWDCICIGSDFDGVIDPIDCCPTVSYFSSFEKLLVDDFDKLRYKAEEEIYIPNGKSLQTLFRGVFYDNLERFIKDNFCCLPSSVPLESIS, translated from the coding sequence ATGACCAAATTCGCTGACTTTCATATTCACCTTTCCTTAAAACATTTGATTAATAAGGGAGAGGAGGGGAGAAAAGACATATGGGATAGTATACGCTATAATCCCAGTAAACATAAACCAAAACGAGCATCTTCAGATAAATACGATCAATCAGATCTATCACTTCTAGTAGATGAAAATGTGAAAATGGCAGTAATTGCCCTTCACCCCGTAGAAGTGATTGTTAGAAAATCGTGGGTCAATCGACTGATTGGTAAGTTTATCTTTGGTTTTGAATTGGATCGATTAAAGAAATGGGCACAGGATAGTGTGAAATCATTTTCCATTTTAAATCGTGAATTAGAAGTAGTATTTTCACTTCCAGATAAGGACGATTACCGTAAAAATTTCCCAAGTCATTTAGCAAAAGGGAACCGAAGAGCTATCTTCCCAACCAATGCTGATGAACTAAATGATGAGGAAACCACAAAACTATTCCTTAGTGTAGAAGGGGCACATGCGTTAAGTAACTTACCGTTTGAGGCACAAGGTGAGGAATTAGAAAAGGAGGTCTTAAAGAATCTTCATCATTTACAGTACGAGAGAAATATTCCTATTTTCTCACTTACCTTATGTCATTTTGCGAACAATTACTTGTTTAAGCAGAGTTGGGCATTACCATTACCAAAAGTAGTGGACTTCCTGAAGATACCAGGAAAAGATCTATTGGAAAGCCAAGAAGAGCCGATCAATAAACACGGTCTAAAAGTGATAGATCAGTGTTTAGATCCAAGTAAAGGAAAGAGGATCTTAATTGATACAAAACATCTTCATATAGATGCGAGGTATGTCTACTATCAATTACTATTAGATAAAGGACCTAACCCTTTGGATACCTCTGAAAATCCTTCAGAATATTACGCTCCAATCATCGCTTCTCATTCTGGAGTAAGTGGAATGAGAAACAAGGAAGAAGCGTTACAAGTGGGCAGGGCAAAAAGAGAAGGACACAAAAATAAATACCAGCGTTTCAATCCTTGGGAAATCAATATTTGTGATGAAGAATTACCAATCATCATGAAGTCAAAAGGTATGATTGGGATTTCTCTTGACCAACGTATCTTAGGAACAGAAAATAATGATTATGTAAAAGCGGTATGTAATCATCTAAAAGACAAATATGGTAAAGTAACTTGGAGAAAGATGGGTAAAGCAAAGAGAACAGAAATGATCCATGCAGCCCTATTCTTAGATAACTTACTTTACATTGTACATAAAATGGGGAGTGAAAAAGCTTGGGACTGTATTTGTATTGGCTCCGACTTTGATGGTGTTATTGACCCTATCGATTGTTGCCCTACAGTTTCCTATTTTTCATCCTTTGAAAAGTTATTGGTTGATGACTTTGATAAGCTGAGATACAAAGCGGAGGAAGAAATTTATATCCCTAATGGTAAGTCTTTACAGACATTATTTAGAGGGGTATTTTATGATAACCTTGAAAGATTTATAAAAGACAACTTCTGTTGTTTACCTAGCAGTGTTCCATTAGAGTCCATTAGCTAA